The uncultured Cohaesibacter sp. genomic sequence TCCCGCTTTGTCGTGCCTCCGACATGAGGCAGGCCGTCGCATCGTGAGCCCTGCTTTGTTGAACCAAACACTGCCATTTTGGCTGAAAAAGGTCAGCTACTGGCGCGAAATCACGGATTTATGACCGCAATCGAGTTTTCCCATGAAAAATCAAATGAATTCGGTGTTGGTGTTGACTGGGCGGAAAAATCCGTTACAAAGGCGCTCACCACCACGGCGTGCCCGTAGCTCAGTTGGTAGAGCATCCGACTTTTAATCGGACGGTCGAAGGTTCGAATCCTTCCGGGCATACCATGCTTCCCTCAAAATCTGCGCCTTCCCGACGCTCTCAGAAGCGCGAAGAGCTGTTGATTTTGTAGGTCACGCTGGTGGCAAAGGATCTGGTTGGAATTAGCTGTAGAAAACAGTTTTTCTCGGCGCAGAAACCTCGACTGAGAGGAATTATCTGCTACAAGAAGCCAACCTGATTGTTTGGTGGCAGCGTTGAGTGTTTCGACCTGTCTTTGGCATGTGCCCGTAGCTCAGTTGGTAGAGCATCCGACTTTTAATCGGACGGTCGAAGGTTCGAATCCTTCCGGGCATACCATCCCCTTTCCCATCACAATATCTGATTTCACAGTGGCTGGCTGACAGGCTTCGAAGCTGTTTGATTCCATTCGGTAATTGACGATTAACGCTCAGTCTCTCCCGCTTTGATGTCGAAATGACTGTGAAACACACTTATTCACAGCGCAATCTGTGCATCTGTCCAAGTTCTTTTGTGACAATCTAATGACTTGAAATTGCTACGTTGTGACGCATGGATTGCATTTGGTCGAAAATGCAATCGGCTCGATAAATTCTCTCATCCAACTCAAATTATTGTGATTTTCTTCGTAAGGCGCACAAATTGCGTTACACTTTTCAGGTGCTCAGACAAGAAGCACCCCATGAAGTCGGGACATATCAAAGGAGAAGAAGAAGCCAACCAGATACGGAGTCATGTCATGAAACATGTCCTATTTGGCGCTGGTATCTGCTTGGCAGCCATGGCTGTGCAACCCGCTATCAGTGCCGAGAATGCCGTCCCTCAGGAGCCTGCCAAGATCGTTACGGCCAAGGCTGACAAGACTGACGCGGACAGACTTCAGGTCACCGACGTCGATCGCAAGACCATCCAGTTCGTGGTGAAACTGCATATCGCGAGCCTCAATCAGCAACGCGCTGATTTGTTCTCCCAGACCTTTACCAAGAAGACACAGGAAGCATTCGAGTCCCCCGACCACATGCTTGCCTTTTTCTCGATTCGCTACATTCCCGTGGTGCACGCCAAGGCCTTCAATTTCGATGGCCTGAGCCTCGATGGCAGTGTGCCGATACAGCATGGCTATCTGACGGACAGCAAGGGCAATCGTTGGAGGCTATCCTATGGTTTGCAACACATCGGGAACGGTGACTGGCGGATCATTTCCACCATCATCGAGCATGCTCCCGGGGATCCGACCTAGCGCCAGTCGGAATGTGGCGTGCGTCATCCTCCCGACGGCGGGATGTCATCTGAAGAGTGTTCTTAACGCGAACCAGCGATATGAGGCATTCTAGAGAGCCGGAATGTCTCCCCGGGTCCAGGCTTCCTTGACGGCGGCCTTGTGATCCGTAAACCGGCCCTCTTTGATGGCATCCCGCATGCCCTGCATCAGCGCCTGATAATAGGCGAGATTGTTCCATGTCAGCAGCATGGAGCCCAGTGCTTCGTTTGATTTCACCAGATGATAGAGATAGGCGCGCGAATAGTCGCGCGCGGCCGGACAGGTGCTTTCCGGATCGAGCGGGCGATGATCGTCCTTGTGGCGAGCATTCTTGAGATTGATCTTGCCGAACCGGGTGTAGGCAAGGCCATGGCGCCCTGCCCGTGTCGGCATCACGCAGTCGAACATGTCGACGCCGCGGCTGACGGATTCGATGAGATCGTCCGGTGTACCAACCCCCATGAGATAACGGGGCTTATCCTCTGGCAACAGGGGACAGGTGACGCCGAGCATGTCGAGCATCACGGCTTGCGGCTCTCCCACGGCGAGGCCGCCGATGGAATAACCTTTTAGATCCATGGCTTTGAGGGCAAGAGCGGATTCTTCGCGCAGGCGCGGGATATCGCCGCCTTGAACGATGCCGAACATGGCCTGTCCCGGTCTGTCGCCGAACTGGGTCTTGCAGCGCTCTGCCCAGCGCAGGGAGAG encodes the following:
- the tgt gene encoding tRNA guanosine(34) transglycosylase Tgt, giving the protein MGLGQPLPDPRPSDFTFKLHATDGAARCGEVSMPRGVIRTPAFMPVGTAATVKFMYPGQVRDLGADVILGNTYHLMLRPGAERIAELGGLHKFANWPYPILTDSGGFQVMSLAQLRKMSEKGVEFKSHIDGVKYMMTPERSIEIQCLLGSDIQMQLDECTRLPATEDEIEKAMQLSLRWAERCKTQFGDRPGQAMFGIVQGGDIPRLREESALALKAMDLKGYSIGGLAVGEPQAVMLDMLGVTCPLLPEDKPRYLMGVGTPDDLIESVSRGVDMFDCVMPTRAGRHGLAYTRFGKINLKNARHKDDHRPLDPESTCPAARDYSRAYLYHLVKSNEALGSMLLTWNNLAYYQALMQGMRDAIKEGRFTDHKAAVKEAWTRGDIPAL
- a CDS encoding DUF4864 domain-containing protein gives rise to the protein MKHVLFGAGICLAAMAVQPAISAENAVPQEPAKIVTAKADKTDADRLQVTDVDRKTIQFVVKLHIASLNQQRADLFSQTFTKKTQEAFESPDHMLAFFSIRYIPVVHAKAFNFDGLSLDGSVPIQHGYLTDSKGNRWRLSYGLQHIGNGDWRIISTIIEHAPGDPT